CCTTAAATCCAATATATTAAGGAAGAACTTTTAGTTTGAAAGCTCAAAGTGCCACTTAAAATCAAGAATTTTGCATTGCTAGTCATGTAGAGCATTCTTCCCACAAAATTGAGTTTAAGAGATAAAGGTGTTGATGTTAATCCCATTTGTGCTTCATGTGGCTTTGAAGAAAGTGATTTGCATGTCCTTTTATATCATTCTTTGGCCCATGATTATTGGCAGTATTTTAGTTTTAATCTCTTTTTGCATATTTTTTTATCCTCTCATGAGTGTTTTGACTTTTTATTGGATGCAGTGGACAATGACACTCTAGTCAAAGTCTGCATGATCATGTGGTGTTTGTGGTGTTGTCGCAACTTATTGGTATGATAAGATATTGTGTCATTAGCTCATGAGATTATCATGTTTGCTTTAAAGTTTCTTGATGATCGGAAGCAAGCATGTGTTCGCGCCATGCATGGTTAGATTGCTTCCTCATGTAGGCAAAGTTTTATTTGGTACAACCCTATAAGGTGTCATGTAAAATGCAACCTTGAGGCCAATATAATTCGAGATGAAAATAAGACAACTTTTGGTGCTATTTTTCGAGACTCGAAAGGGCAATTTATTTCAGGAATTTTAGGTTTCAATGCTTTTTCTTTCATTCCTAATATTGTTGAGGCCTTTGCTCTTAGAGAAACTCTTATTTGGTTGAGTAATTATCATGTTAATTAGTTGTGTGAATATTGAGATGAACTCAAAGGGTGTTATTGATTCTATTTATTCTTCACATGACGATATCTCTGAGTTTGGTCAAATTATTTTTTGTTGTAAGCAATTATTATCACACGGGTCTAATTTGAACTTAGCTTGAATTTGGAGATAAGTTAATGTAGTTGCTCACTCTCTTGCTAGGGTAGCTACCTTATATGTTAGTCCCACTTAAAGGTCTGAGCCTCTGAACTTATTaagtaatgttttttttttttctgatattGTTCAAGGTTTTTTCGCTTAACATTTTGAtttataatgaaattaatatGTTAAGTTTTTCCTAATTTTGTTAATAACatattatttatttcaaaaaaaaacttttatataAGAAGTTTAATTCATTTTCCAATATCattcttttaaaaaatttcaaaacATCAAAAATCATTCTTCTAATGTTGTAGAGTCGATTCTATCATTCTTCCAATTTTATGAAACAAACTAACAAATATgactaaatataaaaaataaaaataacgtGATCTGAATttttataacaaaaaaattacatcttttaaaaaatatatttttaaaataataaatactaAAATAAACGATACTGTTTAAAAGTCCATAAATTAGAGCTTTATGGTTTCTTGAGTGTTACAATTCTAGTGTTGGTGGGGCTATAATCTCGATCTTACCTTTTCTATTCACCATCATCTTCCTTCCTCCATTGAGCAtggaagctagggtttttagATTCCCACCATGCTTTCTCTTCATAAACCGTAGAATGTAGCAAcatctaattattattattattattatagaatgCAGTAGGTGTATATATGCAAAAGGgtaaaaaaaaatacttaattcagactgtaatttaaattttcaagtatattaaatattaatagatttttattatattataatgtaattattaaaaattaaagattttgACATAAAGTTTGAATAGTTGATATCTAAATGTTAGAGTTTTTTTTagtataataatatataaaatttttttattaagttaATTTCACATTATGATGGAAAAATATAATTTGTCTATTCACATGCACGCTACTTATATACCTTATATATACTTATGTTTGATCAAAACCCAATTCAATATGGACAAAGAAAATAACAGTATAaaccaaaataaaaagaaaaggtgTCTAATTTGGCTAATGAATTAGAGTATGTATCAATATAACATAATATACCAAATAAGAATGTAATACCCAGAATGTCCATGACCAAATAAGCAAACTCCATGCACTTAAAgaaaatgatgatgatgaaaAGTTTGACCTGTTACAAATTGCTCAATTTggctatttattttttaattcttcctttttattttattacattaattaaattttttataatgtaTAAtgcttttataaaaaataatttattataatatttttatgccataataattaaattttaattttaaattctttgaatggatataaattataaatatatttataaaattatatatatattagttatagAAATTTGTTCTAAATATATACTTGCATAGCAAGAATGCCAAGGAAAAaggaaagaattaaaaaaaaaaaatccagtcCTATCCAAATTGAAAAAGGAAGCAAAAGGGCcagaattagaaaataaaattgaaatctgTGTAGCAGATATGGAAATATCAATCCATGTAAGAATGAAGCATGCTTTTATGCATATAAAAGCAGGCACTGGGATGAGGAAATCAATCATCCAACTCTCACCCATCTCTACAATGCCTCCTCTAAGTCTAAAACCAGCGAAAACTATAGCCAAATGCAGAAGAAAGAACTACGCGTTCAAGAACGTTCCAAAAGAGTTGCTGACAGAAATTCTTGCTCGAGTTGGCTCCTCATCGCTCACTGATCTCGTTAATGCCAAAGTAAGTTGCAAGGAGTTTCTTGAGGCAGCATCAGAAGATTATGTCTTTGAGCATGTCAAAATGGATTCCATCCCTCTCTTTCCCTGGCGGGATGAACATTATGGGTTGTCTTCTTTCTTGGCGAGGTGCACGGAGAGTGGAAATCCAGAAGCTTTGTTTAGACAGGGAATGATGGATTATTTTTTCAACTGGCAAAATGATTCTGGGCTAAAGTTCTTGGAGAGAGCAGCGAGCAAAGGGCATCCGGCAGCCACATATGTGTATGGTATAATACTTGTGCGCAGTGTTGGTCATGAACTGAGAAACAAAGGAGTGAAGTTACTCACTGATTTGAAAAGATCGACATCTAGTTTGGGTATTACAGAATGTAGAAAGAAAGCGTATTCGATTTTGCAGCCAACGTGGGGGAGAAGTTATATGATTGAAATTGGACCAGCAGAAAGCGAAGTGTACTGGAAGAAGAAAAAAACCTGCAGTGATTGTAAATCAAAGGCACTGCGTAATCCTACTCAGACTATAAACAGGTGGATACCTGATACAGATTTTCAGGATGATCCTTGTTCATGCGATTCTTGTTTGTGGGATCTTGAAGCCATTAAGTTTTGTATGATGCAAAGAACAGGAAGATACACACTTACAGAGAGCTAGAGTTTAATTAGTTTCACAATATTACTAAATTAAGCTAAAAGATAttcaaaattgatttaattttaattaagtgaaaTATCTATTGTGTttggattgaaagaagaaaaaataatgacagaaaaatgaaaaaaatataaattatagataAATTATTCTAGGGTTGTATATGTtttcaatatttatatttatctttatattttaataatttaattattaattattttaattatttataaattaatttttatatatattttgacAAATTAATACCTTAATATTACAGTTATTTACAAGTTGATCATTGTATCACTCTCTCTTAATTACTTTCTCTGTCTCTCCTTCTCTCATCTTCCTCCAATTCTCTTTTATCTCTCTCACTTCCCTTCTATTGTCTTTCTTCCTCTCAAAAGATGCTAACAAATGCCTTATATTAAGTTCCTTTAGGATCacattttgaattgaattatggacaATAATGCACAACTCATAAACAATTTTACCAATAATAAATAATACTAGATAATTTAAAGActtaatgttaaaaaaaaaaactcaaatttttataattatagttaatttttttttgacaattttagtttagttttaaaagtttttttagtttattgtaaaaattaatttaaattagctAACAATATAATGTAATTTTGACAGTTAGTATCTCTTTTAGTAAATTCACatatcatatttttttattattgatt
This sequence is a window from Hevea brasiliensis isolate MT/VB/25A 57/8 chromosome 10, ASM3005281v1, whole genome shotgun sequence. Protein-coding genes within it:
- the LOC110660151 gene encoding putative F-box protein At1g67623, with the protein product MPPLSLKPAKTIAKCRRKNYAFKNVPKELLTEILARVGSSSLTDLVNAKVSCKEFLEAASEDYVFEHVKMDSIPLFPWRDEHYGLSSFLARCTESGNPEALFRQGMMDYFFNWQNDSGLKFLERAASKGHPAATYVYGIILVRSVGHELRNKGVKLLTDLKRSTSSLGITECRKKAYSILQPTWGRSYMIEIGPAESEVYWKKKKTCSDCKSKALRNPTQTINRWIPDTDFQDDPCSCDSCLWDLEAIKFCMMQRTGRYTLTES